Proteins encoded within one genomic window of Manis pentadactyla isolate mManPen7 chromosome 4, mManPen7.hap1, whole genome shotgun sequence:
- the RPL26 gene encoding 60S ribosomal protein L26: MKFNPFVTSDRSKNRKRHFNAPSHIRRKIMSSPLSKELRQKYNVRSMPIRKDDEVQVVRGHYKGQQIGKVVQVYRKKYVIYIERVQREKANGTTVHVGIHPSKVVITRLKLDKDRKKILERKAKSRQVGKEKGKYKEETLEKMQE; encoded by the exons ATGAAGTTCAATCCTTTTGTGACTTCTGACCGGAGCAAGAACCGTAAAAGGCATTTCAATGCACCTTCCCACATTCGCAGGAAGATTATGTCTTCCCCTCTTTCCAAAGAACTGAGACAGAAGTACAATGTTCGATCCATGCCAATCCGAAAGGATGATGAAGTGCAG GTTGTGCGAGGACACTATAAAGGTCAGCAAATTGGCAAAGTAGTCCAGGTTTACAGGAAGAAATATGTCATCTACATTGAACGAGTACAGCGGGAAAAGGCAAATGGTACAACTGTTCATGTGGGCATTCACCCCAGCAAG gTGGTTATCACTAGGCTAAAACTGGACAAAGACCGCAAAAAGATCCTTGAACGTAAAGCCAAATCTCGACAAGTAGGAAAGGAAAAGggcaaatataaagaagaaacacTTGAGAAAATGCAGGAATGA
- the KRBA2 gene encoding KRAB-A domain-containing protein 2, giving the protein MLDSYENIVPQGSSLQLSMMPQRAGNYLPGISNTCETEMEISKMREKFLLSVTKLVESKSYNSKVFSKEKYFQTIKEVKEAKEKGKKSSRDYRRAAKYDVISVQGTEKLIEATHGERDRIRYYVHKEELFDILHDTHLSIGHGGRTRMLKELQGKYGNVTKEVIVLYLTLCKQCHQKNPVPKRGLAPKPLPFKDSDSRCQVEILDMQSNVDGEFKFILYYQDHLTKFIILRPLKAKQTHEVVRVLLDIFTILGTPSVLESDSGIEFTAQVVNELNVVWPDLKIVSGKYHPGQGQGCLEQASHDVKNMLNAWMQSNHSCHWAEGLRFMQLVRNQAFDVSMQQSPFEAMFGCKAKLGLYSSYLPRKTVAILQTEEELEAAEEQLENSLWIRQEERAEIGADRSDVDEDIDPTPPEATEPHTSQGAPSLFCW; this is encoded by the exons ATGTTGGACAGTTATGAGAATATAGTCCCTCAAG gcTCCTCCTTGCAGTTGTCCATGATGCCACAGAGAGCTGGAAATTATCTCCCTGGTATTTCAAATACATGTGAAACAGAAATGGAGATAAGTAAAATGAgagaaaagtttcttttaagtgtgACAAAGTTAGTAGAAAGCAAAAGTTATAATAGCAAAGTCTTTTCCAAAGAAAAGTACTTTCAAACAATAAAGGAAGTCAAAGAAGCCAAGGAGAAGGGGAAGAAGTCATCACGTGATTATCGCCGAGCAGCAAAATATGATGTGATCTCTGTACAAGGCACAGAGAAACTAATAGAGGCTACTCATGGAGAACGGGATCGAATTCGGTACTATGTACATAAAGAAGAGTTGTTTGATATTCTTCATGATACACATCTCAGTATTGGGCATGGTGGGCGGACACGCATGCTCAAGGAGCTGCAAGGAAAATATGGGAATGTCACCAAGGAAGTCATCGTCTTATATCTGACTCTGTGTAAACAATGCCACCAGAAGAACCCAGTACCCAAGAGAGGCCTTGCACCCAAGCCCCTGCCTTTTAAGGACAGTGACTCCAGATGCCAAGTTGAAATACTTGACATGCAGTCAAATGTTGATGGCGAGTTCAAGTTTATTTTATATTACCAGGACCACCTGACCAAGTTTATTATTTTACGGCCATTAAAAGCTAAACAGACCCACGAGGTGGTCAGGGTCCTGTTGGATATTTTCACAATTCTTGGTACACCGAGCGTGTTAGAATCTGACAGTGGCATAGAGTTCACAGCCCAGGTTGTTAATGAGCTCAATGTGGTATGGCCAGACCTAAAGATTGTCTCTGGTAAGTATCACCCTGGCCAAGGCCAGGGCTGCCTGGAGCAAGCAAGCCATGATGTCAAGAACATGTTAAATGCCTGGATGCAGAGTAACCACTCATGTCACTGGGCCGAAGGCCTGCGATTCATGCAGCTGGTAAGAAATCAGGCCTTTGATGTTTCCATGCAGCAAAGTCCATTTGAGGCAATGTTTGGTTGTAAAGCCAAACTTGGACTGTATTCCTCATATTTACCCCGGAAAACTGTCGCCATTTTACAAACAGAGGAAGAACTAGAAGCTGCTGAAGAACAGTTAGAGAACAGCCTCTGGATCAGGCAGGAAGAAAGGGCTGAGATAGGAGCAGATAGATCTGATGTGGATGAGGACATTGATCCCACTCCTCCCGAAGCTACAGAGCCCCACACCTCACAAGGGGCCCCAAGTCTCTTCTGCTGGTGA